The Leptospira brenneri genome includes a window with the following:
- a CDS encoding sodium-translocating pyrophosphatase translates to MNVELIIIVMALVSIATAIFYAARVVRIQVGAGGGDVKETAKLKEISAAIAEGAMAFLLREYRVILLFISFMTVLIYLLLDNPKTEFNEGIYTAVAFVSGALISCLSGFIGMKIATAGNVRTAEAAKTSLSRAFRVAYDSGAVMGFGLIGLAVLGMIGLFLLFTGANVGVAKHILMESLAGFGLGGSSVALFGRVGGGIYTKAADVGADLVGKVEKGIPEDDPRNPATIADNVGDNVGDIAGMGADLFGSAAEATCAALVIGATASALADNNSALLYPLLISAIGIPASLLTTFFARVKEGGNVEKALKLQLWISTFIVAAALYFVTDIFMIDSFQIGDKTITKWNVYTSVALGLFAGMFIGWITEIYTSHSYKPVREVADACDTGAATNIIYGLALGYKSTVVPVILLVIVIVVSNILAGMYGIAIAAIGMISTIAIGLTIDAYGPVSDNAGGIAEMAELGKDVRDRTDNLDAAGNTTAAVGKGFAIGSAALTSLALFAAFITRTQNASKELGEGAIDLTSIELLDPLVFGGLLFGAMLPFIFSAMTMKSVGKAALDMVKEVRRQFKEIPGLMEGKAKPEYAKCVDISTSAALREMIPPGLLVLLSPIVVGYLFSVKSLAGLLAGALVSGVVLAISSANSGGAWDNAKKYIEKTAGGKGSEKHKAAVVGDTVGDPFKDTSGPAINILIKLMAITSLVFAEFFVTKGGIILNFFK, encoded by the coding sequence ATGAATGTAGAGTTAATCATTATCGTCATGGCGCTAGTTTCGATAGCCACGGCGATTTTCTACGCAGCTCGGGTGGTTCGCATCCAAGTAGGCGCAGGCGGTGGCGACGTAAAAGAAACTGCTAAATTGAAAGAAATCTCCGCTGCGATCGCAGAAGGGGCTATGGCCTTCCTTCTGAGAGAATACCGAGTCATTTTGCTATTTATTAGTTTCATGACTGTTCTCATTTATTTACTTTTGGATAACCCAAAAACGGAGTTCAACGAAGGAATTTACACTGCCGTTGCATTTGTTTCCGGAGCCCTTATTTCTTGCCTTTCTGGTTTTATCGGAATGAAGATTGCTACTGCTGGTAACGTTCGTACTGCGGAAGCTGCAAAAACTTCTCTTTCCAGAGCCTTCCGAGTGGCTTATGATTCTGGAGCCGTAATGGGTTTTGGTCTGATCGGTCTTGCTGTTCTTGGAATGATTGGACTATTTCTCCTATTCACAGGAGCAAACGTTGGAGTTGCCAAACATATCCTTATGGAATCACTTGCTGGTTTTGGTCTTGGTGGGTCTTCCGTAGCATTATTTGGTCGTGTGGGTGGTGGTATTTACACCAAAGCCGCAGACGTAGGTGCTGACCTTGTCGGTAAGGTAGAAAAAGGAATTCCAGAAGATGATCCGAGAAACCCTGCCACCATTGCCGATAACGTAGGAGATAACGTAGGTGACATCGCCGGTATGGGTGCTGACCTTTTTGGTTCAGCAGCAGAAGCGACTTGCGCAGCTCTTGTGATCGGTGCAACAGCATCAGCACTTGCAGACAACAACTCTGCTCTTCTCTATCCACTTTTAATTTCTGCCATTGGAATTCCTGCATCTCTTTTAACGACTTTCTTTGCTCGAGTGAAAGAAGGTGGAAACGTAGAGAAAGCTCTAAAACTCCAACTTTGGATTTCTACATTTATCGTAGCAGCAGCTCTTTACTTTGTAACTGACATCTTTATGATCGATAGTTTCCAAATTGGAGACAAAACCATCACTAAGTGGAATGTTTATACTTCAGTCGCATTAGGTTTGTTTGCTGGAATGTTTATTGGTTGGATCACTGAGATTTACACTTCTCATTCTTACAAACCAGTTCGTGAAGTGGCGGATGCTTGTGATACAGGCGCTGCAACCAACATTATCTATGGTTTGGCACTTGGTTACAAGTCCACAGTGGTTCCAGTGATTTTACTTGTGATCGTGATTGTTGTTTCGAATATCCTTGCGGGTATGTATGGAATTGCAATCGCTGCGATTGGAATGATTTCCACAATTGCGATTGGTCTTACCATCGATGCTTACGGCCCTGTTTCTGACAACGCGGGTGGGATTGCTGAGATGGCGGAACTGGGAAAAGATGTTCGTGATAGGACTGACAACTTAGATGCCGCTGGTAACACGACTGCAGCAGTGGGAAAAGGTTTTGCCATTGGATCTGCAGCTCTTACTTCACTTGCCTTATTTGCTGCCTTTATCACAAGAACACAAAATGCTTCTAAAGAACTGGGAGAAGGTGCAATTGACCTCACTTCTATTGAACTTTTGGATCCATTAGTATTTGGTGGTCTTCTTTTTGGTGCTATGCTTCCATTCATCTTTTCTGCAATGACAATGAAGTCTGTTGGAAAAGCTGCCCTTGATATGGTGAAAGAAGTTCGTCGCCAGTTCAAAGAAATTCCTGGTCTTATGGAAGGAAAAGCTAAACCAGAGTATGCAAAATGTGTAGATATTTCTACTTCTGCTGCTCTTCGTGAAATGATCCCTCCAGGCCTTCTTGTTCTTCTTAGCCCAATCGTTGTTGGTTATTTGTTTAGTGTGAAATCACTTGCTGGTCTTCTTGCTGGTGCCCTTGTTTCTGGTGTGGTTCTTGCGATCTCTTCTGCGAACTCTGGTGGAGCATGGGACAACGCGAAAAAATACATCGAAAAAACTGCTGGTGGAAAAGGTTCTGAAAAACACAAAGCCGCGGTTGTGGGTGATACAGTAGGGGATCCGTTCAAAGATACTTCTGGTCCTGCAATCAACATTCTCATCAAACTAATGGCGATCACATCACTTGTGTTTGCTGAGTTTTTTGTAACAAAAGGTGGAATCATTTTAAACTTCTTTAAATAA
- a CDS encoding Ig-like domain-containing protein: protein MWKKIQILSLFVFSALSCLPEPKPSLLGVLVLPLVTQTSSTFTIESTTPSDGATGVSLNPTITIIMTQAIDTTSLNTNISCSPTCPSLSGGSSNRTITLTPASALTAGTTYTITLNQNLQSIFGLTLGTNTSFSFTTL, encoded by the coding sequence ATGTGGAAGAAAATCCAAATCCTATCTTTATTTGTTTTTTCGGCCCTATCTTGCCTACCGGAACCCAAACCCTCTCTTTTGGGAGTTCTGGTTCTGCCACTAGTCACACAAACATCTAGCACCTTCACCATCGAATCTACCACTCCTAGTGACGGTGCCACGGGGGTTTCCTTAAATCCAACCATCACAATCATAATGACGCAAGCAATCGATACCACTTCTCTTAATACCAATATCAGTTGCTCACCTACTTGTCCGAGCCTCAGTGGTGGGTCCTCGAATCGAACCATCACTCTCACACCAGCAAGTGCGCTTACTGCAGGAACCACTTATACCATCACTCTAAACCAAAACCTACAGTCCATCTTCGGACTCACTCTCGGAACAAATACCAGTTTTAGTTTTACGACCTTATAA
- a CDS encoding TRL-like family protein: protein MTISSLYKTNFPNFWIRNLKNKSTLLSVRIFIFSSSFLFLFSCASSGFGTQGLLYENQRISMMETGVSASKEGIACAKSYLGLLAWGDASVELSQKNGNIREITSIELETYNFFGIYAKLCAVTKGN from the coding sequence ATGACGATATCATCACTTTACAAAACAAACTTTCCAAACTTTTGGATCAGGAACTTAAAAAATAAATCCACTCTCCTCTCGGTTAGGATTTTTATTTTTTCCAGTTCTTTCTTATTTCTCTTCTCTTGTGCTAGTTCCGGATTTGGAACCCAGGGCCTACTCTATGAAAACCAAAGGATCAGCATGATGGAAACCGGTGTTTCCGCATCAAAGGAAGGAATCGCTTGTGCAAAATCCTATCTTGGACTTCTCGCATGGGGAGACGCCTCAGTAGAGCTCAGCCAAAAAAACGGAAATATTAGAGAAATTACGTCTATTGAACTAGAAACCTACAATTTCTTCGGGATTTACGCAAAACTATGTGCGGTTACCAAAGGAAATTAG
- a CDS encoding TRL domain-containing protein, translating to MKNFYFLPLAFLFSHCISVQIGNPSVTVFQNKGQEGWYSTGKLPLPGDRFVESCTTNYFGLVSIGSASLDYVPRSSRPREILSLDHYYKNQYFFFQELCLRITGR from the coding sequence ATGAAAAACTTTTATTTCTTACCGCTCGCATTTCTTTTTTCACATTGTATCAGTGTACAAATTGGAAATCCTTCGGTAACAGTATTTCAGAACAAAGGGCAAGAAGGTTGGTATTCCACAGGGAAACTTCCTTTGCCTGGCGACCGTTTTGTTGAATCTTGTACAACAAATTATTTTGGACTTGTGAGTATCGGTAGTGCTAGTTTAGATTACGTTCCTCGCAGTTCTCGCCCCAGAGAAATTTTGAGTTTAGATCACTACTATAAAAACCAATATTTCTTTTTCCAAGAACTTTGTTTGCGAATTACCGGACGATGA
- a CDS encoding SGNH/GDSL hydrolase family protein, whose product MKKIKYTLLLGILTFLIHCDTKKEYLEDISTHFLCYTYAICNGETPAKTGIIGDSWADILLGYPLVETLRPQLENRFQYKFVGATLGGKTLQQVVNQGLQFQVIDQGGADMKVIILSLGGNDIQDNLSEYIGKIDTVQAQRFATIKANLKQLVITGNAYKISKFGGAPIKWIIHGYDYPNPFMPPVIPGSDEGCKTKFDRVGLVVPDAAAFTATQLDAFNNLLVDVSREEPSFIYVDLRNTLGGKPFSRAEFMLDCIHANNLGYSLLADKLARLIYPITNVGF is encoded by the coding sequence ATGAAAAAAATTAAATATACACTTTTGTTAGGAATCTTAACATTCCTTATCCATTGTGATACAAAAAAGGAATACTTAGAAGATATAAGTACACATTTTCTCTGTTATACCTATGCAATTTGTAATGGAGAAACGCCTGCCAAAACTGGCATCATCGGTGATAGTTGGGCAGACATTTTACTTGGTTATCCACTTGTAGAAACACTAAGACCTCAATTAGAAAACCGCTTCCAATATAAATTCGTCGGTGCCACTCTCGGTGGAAAAACCTTACAACAAGTTGTCAACCAAGGACTCCAATTCCAAGTCATTGACCAAGGTGGTGCTGATATGAAAGTCATTATCCTCTCACTGGGAGGAAATGACATCCAGGATAATCTCTCCGAATACATTGGGAAAATCGACACTGTGCAAGCGCAGCGTTTTGCCACGATCAAAGCCAATCTCAAACAATTAGTCATTACTGGTAACGCTTACAAAATTTCAAAATTTGGAGGAGCTCCTATAAAATGGATCATTCATGGATACGACTATCCCAATCCATTCATGCCACCCGTGATTCCAGGTTCTGATGAAGGTTGTAAAACTAAGTTTGATCGTGTTGGTCTAGTTGTACCTGATGCGGCCGCTTTTACAGCAACTCAATTGGATGCTTTTAACAACCTCCTGGTTGATGTTTCCAGGGAAGAACCTTCTTTCATTTATGTAGACTTACGAAATACTCTCGGTGGAAAACCTTTTTCTCGCGCTGAATTTATGTTAGATTGCATTCATGCAAATAACTTGGGATATAGCCTTCTTGCAGACAAACTCGCAAGATTAATTTATCCGATCACAAATGTAGGATTCTAA
- a CDS encoding dicarboxylate/amino acid:cation symporter, which yields MFFPKIPFWIQILISLLLGLIFGLLLNPETGFVSSLSLNPYLAWMKLPGDIFLNLLQMIMIPLVIVSIALGVSSLRNLKDLWDLGSKTLLYFVFTTVISVSIGISLTLIIKPGNHIQNQTLELNQNVNPTKVSEKKETIPEIIADIIPKNLVNVWSKQQMLSVVFFGMILGIFFLTSRDSGAALKAFCHSLESFCLWVVATAMKLAPLAVLGLMSYAIVQIGFSLFLGLLSYIGTVLFGLFCIMVFYGVLILFFTRKNPIRFLNQVREIPLLGFSTSSSSSVLPYSLKLAKEKLKLKETVADFVLPLGATINMDGTALYQAVATVFLSQVYHVELSSLDLFLLVGTVTAASIGTAATPGVGLVILASILYTFQIPIEGITILFGVDRFLDMCRTSVNLTGDLSCAFIMDHIWKETKPNEKN from the coding sequence ATGTTCTTTCCTAAAATACCCTTTTGGATCCAGATCCTCATCTCTTTATTGTTAGGTTTGATTTTCGGATTACTTTTAAATCCCGAAACCGGATTTGTATCGTCTTTAAGTTTAAATCCATATCTAGCATGGATGAAACTTCCGGGCGATATTTTTCTAAACTTACTCCAAATGATTATGATTCCGCTAGTCATAGTCTCCATTGCGCTTGGAGTTTCGAGTTTAAGAAATTTAAAAGATCTTTGGGATTTGGGAAGTAAAACTCTTCTCTATTTTGTTTTTACAACAGTCATCTCTGTCAGTATTGGAATATCGCTCACCCTGATTATCAAACCAGGAAATCACATTCAAAACCAAACTCTGGAATTAAACCAAAATGTGAATCCCACAAAAGTTTCAGAAAAGAAAGAAACCATTCCAGAAATTATCGCTGATATCATTCCTAAAAATTTAGTAAATGTTTGGTCCAAACAACAAATGTTATCTGTCGTTTTTTTCGGAATGATTTTAGGTATTTTTTTCTTAACCTCTCGTGATTCAGGAGCCGCTTTAAAGGCATTTTGCCACTCGCTTGAAAGCTTTTGCCTTTGGGTTGTTGCCACAGCGATGAAGTTAGCACCCTTAGCTGTTTTAGGACTGATGAGTTATGCCATAGTCCAAATTGGTTTCTCTTTATTCTTAGGACTCTTATCTTATATCGGAACAGTTCTTTTTGGACTTTTTTGTATAATGGTCTTTTATGGAGTTCTGATTTTATTTTTTACAAGAAAAAATCCGATTCGTTTCCTGAACCAAGTTCGTGAAATTCCCTTACTTGGTTTCTCTACTTCAAGTTCCAGTTCTGTTCTTCCTTATTCTTTAAAACTTGCTAAGGAAAAGTTAAAACTAAAAGAAACCGTTGCCGATTTTGTCCTTCCACTAGGCGCTACAATCAATATGGATGGAACCGCATTGTACCAAGCTGTTGCCACAGTTTTTCTGAGCCAAGTGTATCATGTCGAACTTTCATCACTAGACTTGTTTTTGTTAGTTGGTACTGTTACGGCAGCTTCCATAGGTACAGCAGCAACTCCAGGAGTCGGGCTTGTAATTTTGGCATCCATCTTATATACCTTTCAGATTCCTATCGAAGGAATCACCATCCTTTTTGGAGTTGACCGCTTTTTAGATATGTGTAGAACTTCAGTAAATCTGACCGGCGATCTATCTTGTGCATTTATCATGGACCATATCTGGAAGGAAACAAAACCAAATGAAAAAAATTAA